DNA sequence from the Candidatus Sulfuricurvum sp. RIFRC-1 genome:
TGGGCGGAATTGATAGATATCGGGGTCATAATATTCAATTCCTCCCGTCTCAATATCGTAATACCATCCATGAATAAATAGTTTCTCTTCTTCCACCATTTTTTTCACGTACGGATAAGTAAGAAGGTTTTCGATTTGGGTAACGATCGAGAGATGCTCGGTAGCTCGGAGTAACTCTTCGCGTGGAGCATTCTCTCCTAATGCCAACATTGCCATAGATTTTGCTTTTTCCCCAAGGGTAAGCCATTTTGCTGTATGAACCATTGAGGTATCGCAGGATGATTTATAGAGCGCCTCAATAGCACCGCAGTGAGAATGACCGCAGATAATAACCTCGGATACTTCTAGCACCAATACGGCATATTCTATCCCTGCTGCCGTGGAGTGAAAATCTTCATCCGGTTTGTAGGGAGCTACAAAGTTACCGACGTTACGAACGACAAAAAGGTCACCCGGAGTTGATTGGATGATGAGATCGGGAATAACCCGTGAATCGGAACACCCGATAAAAAGAGCTCTCGGATTTTGACCCTCTTTGACAAGACTGAGTAATTGGGTTTCA
Encoded proteins:
- a CDS encoding carbonic anhydrase — encoded protein: MPLSKNAADLSIQRLKEFADGNETFQQTYFKKHETQLLSLVKEGQNPRALFIGCSDSRVIPDLIIQSTPGDLFVVRNVGNFVAPYKPDEDFHSTAAGIEYAVLVLEVSEVIICGHSHCGAIEALYKSSCDTSMVHTAKWLTLGEKAKSMAMLALGENAPREELLRATEHLSIVTQIENLLTYPYVKKMVEEEKLFIHGWYYDIETGGIEYYDPDIYQFRPLSELGD